In the Scyliorhinus canicula chromosome 23, sScyCan1.1, whole genome shotgun sequence genome, one interval contains:
- the LOC119956284 gene encoding 28 kDa heat- and acid-stable phosphoprotein-like isoform X1: MPRGGKRGHKGRAKQFTNPDEIDAQMKAEKEKAKDLPENASDPDSDSSEDDSEPKKKGVEGLIEIENPNRIVQKNKKVTALDLNPPNRELSRREREELEKQQARERYMKLHLEGKTEQARADLARLAIIRKQREDAAKKREVEKKGKEAKA; this comes from the exons ATGCCGCGGGGAG GTAAACGAGGCCACAAGGGGAGGGCGAAGCAGTTTACAAACCCAGATGAGATTGATGCTCAGATGAAAGCAGAGAAAGAAAAG GCAAAAGACCTGCCAGAAAACGCAAGTGACCCTGATTCTGACAGCAGTGAAGATGACTCTGAG CCCAAGAAGAAAGGAGTGGAGGGTTTAATAGAAATCGAGAACCCAAATCGAATAGTTCAGAAAAACAAGAAGGTGACCGCCTTGGACCTCAATCCCCCTAACCGTGAGCTCAGCAGGCGGGAAAG GGAAGAGTTAGAGAAACAGCAAGCACGGGAGAGGTATATGAAACTCCACCTTGAAGGGAAGACTGAACAGGCGCGAGCTGACTTGGCACGGCTCGCCATCATTCGGAAGCAGAGGGAAGACGCAGCCAAGAAGCGGGAGGTTGAGAAGAAAG GAAAAGAAGCAAAGGCGTAG
- the LOC119956284 gene encoding 28 kDa heat- and acid-stable phosphoprotein-like isoform X2, with protein MKAEKEKAKDLPENASDPDSDSSEDDSEPKKKGVEGLIEIENPNRIVQKNKKVTALDLNPPNRELSRREREELEKQQARERYMKLHLEGKTEQARADLARLAIIRKQREDAAKKREVEKKGKEAKA; from the exons ATGAAAGCAGAGAAAGAAAAG GCAAAAGACCTGCCAGAAAACGCAAGTGACCCTGATTCTGACAGCAGTGAAGATGACTCTGAG CCCAAGAAGAAAGGAGTGGAGGGTTTAATAGAAATCGAGAACCCAAATCGAATAGTTCAGAAAAACAAGAAGGTGACCGCCTTGGACCTCAATCCCCCTAACCGTGAGCTCAGCAGGCGGGAAAG GGAAGAGTTAGAGAAACAGCAAGCACGGGAGAGGTATATGAAACTCCACCTTGAAGGGAAGACTGAACAGGCGCGAGCTGACTTGGCACGGCTCGCCATCATTCGGAAGCAGAGGGAAGACGCAGCCAAGAAGCGGGAGGTTGAGAAGAAAG GAAAAGAAGCAAAGGCGTAG
- the LOC119956280 gene encoding probable G-protein coupled receptor 146 → MWSCIQGNFGPNSTFCGDDLCHNVGLILSIASTAYLIVCFPLGLIFNVLVLVVNLRHKLSINMPDVYFTNMALAGLILNLVAFLQLLGPDHLLWPVWTFGRELCMASFILFNMAALVSIYSATLLSLDCFIERALPHTYMSSVYNTKHVCSFVWGGAALASFSSLLFYVCSKISEEVDDCSKLQTKELGDAIMFFTGLVVPTAGVGYAFRLILCPRKSHLFQLAESSRLDPSIQRLLLATVLAQFALWLPYYLTLLVSTAHFVTRARDDVRFANLLHFLRGGCELLAYVSTCAVPMIYKCLQRTFDSRLRLLIQDVQCGLKWCLCNQRGLRQQHIATVSQADLPME, encoded by the coding sequence ATGTGGAGCTGCATTCAAGGGAACTTTGGACCCAACAGTACGTTCTGTGGAGATGACCTTTGCCATAACGTTGGCCTGATCTTGTCTATTGCTTCGACGGCCTACCTCATTGTTTGCTTCCCTCTCGGCCTTATCTTCAACGTGTTGGTTCTTGTGGTCAACCTTCGTCACAAGCTGTCCATCAACATGCCCGATGTCTACTTCACCAATATGGCGTTGGCTGGCTTGATCCTCAACCTGGTCGCTTTCCTGCAGCTTCTGGGCCCCGACCACCTCCTTTGGCCAGTCTGGACCTTTGGCCGGGAGCTCTGCATGGCTTCATTCATCCTGTTCAACATGGCGGCCTTGGTGAGCATCTACTCCGCCACGCTGCTCAGCCTGGACTGCTTCATCGAGCGAGCTTTGCCGCACACCTACATGTCCAGCGTTTACAACACGAAGCACGTGTGCAGTTTTGTCTGGGGCGGTGCCGCCCTGGCCAGCTTCTCCTCCCTCCTCTTCTACGTCTGCAGCAAGATTTCTGAAGAAGTCGACGACTGCTCGAAGCTCCAGACCAAGGAGCTGGGCGACGCCATCATGTTCTTCACCGGCCTGGTGGTCCCCACCGCCGGGGTGGGCTACGCCTTCCGGCTAATTCTTTGCCCCCGCAAGAGCCACCTGTTCCAGCTGGCAGAATCCTCGAGGCTTGACCCTTCCATCCAGAGGCTGCTCCTGGCCACGGTCCTGGCGCAGTTTGCCCTCTGGTTGCCATACTACTTGACCCTTTTGGTGAGCACGGCCCATTTCGTCACGAGAGCCCGGGACGACGTGCGGTTCGCCAACCTGCTCCACTTCCTGAGAGGCGGCTGCGAGCTCCTCGCCTACGTCAGCACCTGTGCGGTGCCGATGATCTACAAATGCCTCCAGAGAACCTTCGACAGCCGGCTTAGACTGCTCATTCAGGACGTGCAATGCGGGCTAAAGTGGTGTCTGTGCAACCAACGTGGGCTACGGCAGCAACACATTGCAACAGTGTCGCAGGCAGACCTGCCCATGGAATGA